The proteins below are encoded in one region of Pontibacter deserti:
- a CDS encoding ABC transporter permease, with protein MNSKLIFGIAKSLLLARWRQTLVAAIGVTFSIAMFITLLSFMNGLNDLLDGLILNRTPHVRLYNQIKPSDNQPVNVSPEFKNSYNFIQSVKSGITRQEIYNSGPIMQAVKRDARVQGAAPKLTTQVFYNEGTIEITGVINGIDVEEESRLFNFQDYVTSGNAIDAKNIANSIILGKGLADILVADIGDVVQVTTAQGERFSLKVVGYFQSGIQEIDKVQSYASIGTTQKLMGKPANYITDIQVKLHDLEMAPAVAKEYAQLFDIDAEDIQTANAQFETGSNIRSLISYSVGVVLLIVAGFGIFNILNMMIYEKMDSIAILKATGFSGGDVNRIFLLIALSIGFFGGMVGLVFGFIFSVIIDNIPFVTAALPTVKTYPVNYSPIFYFIGGSFSLITTYFAGFFPARKASKVDPVEIIRGK; from the coding sequence ATGAACAGCAAGCTAATATTTGGCATAGCAAAATCGTTGCTGCTGGCCCGCTGGCGACAAACGCTGGTTGCTGCCATTGGTGTAACGTTTAGTATTGCTATGTTTATTACGCTGCTCAGTTTTATGAACGGCCTGAACGACCTGCTGGATGGGCTTATCCTGAACCGTACACCGCACGTGCGGCTTTATAACCAGATCAAGCCAAGCGATAACCAGCCGGTTAATGTTTCTCCTGAATTTAAGAACTCCTATAACTTCATCCAATCAGTAAAATCAGGTATAACGCGGCAGGAAATCTATAACAGTGGCCCCATTATGCAGGCCGTAAAACGGGATGCACGCGTGCAGGGTGCTGCTCCAAAACTTACAACCCAGGTCTTTTACAACGAAGGCACCATCGAAATCACTGGTGTTATCAATGGTATTGATGTGGAAGAGGAGAGCAGGCTGTTCAATTTCCAGGATTACGTAACTTCTGGTAATGCCATAGATGCCAAAAACATAGCCAACAGTATTATACTTGGTAAAGGCCTCGCAGACATTCTGGTAGCTGATATCGGGGATGTGGTGCAGGTTACTACTGCGCAGGGCGAGCGCTTCTCTCTGAAAGTAGTCGGATACTTCCAGTCCGGGATACAGGAGATAGATAAGGTACAGAGTTATGCTTCCATTGGCACCACACAAAAGCTGATGGGCAAACCAGCCAATTACATTACAGATATTCAGGTGAAACTACACGACCTGGAAATGGCACCTGCCGTAGCCAAAGAGTATGCTCAGTTGTTTGACATTGATGCCGAAGATATTCAGACCGCAAATGCCCAATTCGAAACAGGCAGTAACATCCGGTCGCTTATATCTTATTCAGTTGGCGTAGTACTGTTGATCGTGGCAGGCTTTGGCATTTTCAATATCCTTAACATGATGATCTACGAAAAAATGGATTCCATTGCTATACTTAAAGCTACAGGTTTTTCAGGGGGCGACGTTAACCGGATCTTTCTCCTGATCGCGCTCAGCATTGGGTTCTTTGGTGGCATGGTTGGTCTTGTCTTTGGTTTCATATTTTCCGTTATCATCGATAATATTCCTTTTGTTACGGCTGCGTTGCCAACTGTAAAAACTTACCCGGTTAACTATAGCCCGATCTTTTATTTTATTGGCGGTTCTTTTTCCCTTATCACCACCTACTTTGCAGGTTTCTTTCCGGCGCGTAAAGCCAGCAAAGTAGACCCTGTAGAAATAATAAGGGGTAAATAA
- a CDS encoding efflux RND transporter periplasmic adaptor subunit, translating to MKLFYLLFMLMLLLFSCQGKQEKTQPTVEDISESVYASGVVKSKNQYQVFPTVSGIIQQILVTEGDVVKKGDPLIKVDNEAARLSTENARIAAEYSSVSANREKLNELLETIDLARSRKQNDSLLLVRQRNLWAKQIGTQVELEQRELNYKNSVTAYRSAVLRYSDLKKQLNFAARQSQKNLQISQTMTGDYTVKSETNGKVYSVLKEQGEMVSPQVPVAVIGDANEFILELQVDEYDIARVKPGQRVLLNLDSYKGQVFEGKVYKINPAMNERTRSFTVEASFVSAPPALYPNLTTEANIIIQAKKNALTIPREYLLDGSYVLTEHKEKVPVTTGLKDYQKVEILDGLTKDDVLLKPVQ from the coding sequence ATGAAACTATTCTACCTGCTTTTTATGCTGATGTTGCTGCTTTTTTCCTGCCAAGGCAAGCAGGAGAAAACACAGCCAACAGTAGAAGATATCTCTGAATCTGTATATGCATCAGGTGTCGTAAAAAGTAAGAACCAATACCAAGTATTTCCTACAGTAAGTGGCATTATACAGCAGATATTGGTAACGGAAGGGGATGTAGTGAAGAAAGGTGACCCGCTAATAAAAGTGGATAACGAAGCTGCCCGTCTTAGCACCGAAAATGCACGGATCGCTGCCGAATATTCCAGTGTGAGTGCCAACAGGGAAAAACTCAACGAATTACTGGAAACTATAGACCTGGCGCGAAGCAGAAAACAGAACGACTCGCTATTGCTGGTGAGGCAAAGAAACCTGTGGGCGAAGCAAATAGGTACGCAGGTAGAGTTGGAGCAAAGGGAATTAAACTATAAAAATTCGGTTACCGCCTATCGCTCAGCCGTTCTCCGGTATAGCGATCTGAAAAAGCAACTGAATTTTGCAGCCAGGCAGTCGCAGAAGAACCTGCAGATAAGCCAGACGATGACAGGTGATTACACTGTGAAAAGTGAGACCAATGGCAAAGTATACAGCGTACTGAAGGAGCAGGGGGAGATGGTAAGCCCACAGGTGCCGGTGGCAGTTATAGGGGATGCCAATGAATTTATACTGGAACTGCAGGTAGATGAGTATGATATAGCGCGCGTAAAGCCAGGCCAGCGGGTGCTTCTGAACCTCGATAGCTATAAAGGGCAGGTATTTGAAGGCAAAGTGTATAAAATAAACCCAGCCATGAATGAGCGAACACGTTCTTTTACTGTTGAGGCAAGCTTTGTATCGGCACCGCCGGCTCTATACCCAAACCTTACCACTGAGGCCAATATTATTATACAGGCTAAAAAAAATGCGCTTACCATACCCCGTGAATACCTGCTGGATGGAAGTTATGTGCTGACAGAGCATAAAGAAAAAGTGCCTGTTACAACTGGTCTGAAAGATTACCAGAAGGTGGAAATACTCGATGGCTTGACGAAAGATGATGTGCTACTGAAACCGGTACAATGA
- a CDS encoding DUF1543 domain-containing protein, translating into MAEPKLFMTLLGCRPPGRNTEQHDVFFGIAESVKELVPQIRKFWPGAGAIHVDAWREVTNVGGYQIQVVPRQEKKAGEEAYTLYFLNLGGYRAGEFDEFHYKLLVVAKTKNEAIQQAKTTTFYKHTGFKGAPSHIDDKFGVDVDDLHEVKDILSEELKARFSIQIEQGGTITEDKLHLGYFPFNKL; encoded by the coding sequence ATGGCAGAACCTAAACTTTTTATGACATTGCTTGGGTGCAGGCCACCCGGCAGGAACACAGAGCAGCACGACGTATTTTTCGGAATCGCTGAATCAGTGAAGGAACTTGTCCCGCAGATCAGGAAATTCTGGCCGGGAGCCGGCGCTATTCATGTTGATGCGTGGCGTGAAGTTACCAATGTAGGTGGTTATCAGATACAGGTGGTGCCTAGGCAAGAAAAAAAGGCAGGAGAAGAAGCTTATACATTATACTTTCTGAACCTGGGTGGCTATAGAGCCGGGGAGTTTGATGAGTTTCATTATAAACTGCTGGTAGTAGCAAAAACTAAAAATGAAGCCATACAACAGGCTAAGACAACAACATTTTACAAGCATACCGGTTTTAAAGGAGCTCCATCGCATATAGATGATAAATTCGGAGTAGATGTAGATGATCTGCATGAGGTGAAGGACATACTTTCTGAGGAGCTTAAAGCTAGGTTCAGTATTCAGATAGAGCAGGGCGGAACTATAACGGAAGACAAACTGCACCTGGGATATTTTCCGTTTAATAAACTATAG
- a CDS encoding PA14 domain-containing protein: MITKGGTYTGNWESRDSEVPAVEIKTSEPVTIVNSNIRSAGYLIKSWGYSVNVTVKHTNGYGLEPTVFYHYKKPRRFLTADVFKNVVVEHCYLENTAGIAIATTYEGNNTTSETIKIRYNKVKNIDGRIYNGKELVNFVSFNYRGEVPHVEIAWNEIINEPNNSLVEENINLSNSRGRTDSPIRIHNNYIQGAYPYPATNSHYAGGGIITDSWYEEGMGDPASVATAHVKIYENQTVNLGNHNYAIAGGNNIEIFNNRAINSAQFTDGTFFPFRTEPMYGYDYYKTGVTFNNSVHNNVIGVTGYGGGWNNEKLYFPDGNVNQHSNNFLSGTITQQHERDEFNRWKQKLSSNGITVGPASTAPIISSEPIPVTAPEPVEKEENTTDTASGTGKIISEVWANVASEDITQIPLTIAPTNTKELTLFESPNNIADNYGQRIRGYITTPATGQYIFWIAGDNNAELYLSTSEDPTKKVKIAYVNGWTAPRGWNEQVSQKSEQIQLEAGKRYYIEVLHVEGAGGDHVTVGWQLPDGKLERPIEGNRLSPFDPANTIIEEVNTEPSVYPNPFTNIIVLDLGDQKVDLRKVVIMTLDGTLKYTVPNLQPVDNKLEIDLSKARLLAGTYFLKYTDSTGNSKTIRIVKE; encoded by the coding sequence GTGATCACCAAAGGGGGTACTTATACCGGTAACTGGGAGTCGAGAGACTCTGAAGTACCAGCGGTAGAAATCAAAACCTCAGAGCCAGTCACTATTGTCAACTCCAACATCCGTTCTGCCGGTTACCTGATCAAAAGCTGGGGCTACTCTGTCAATGTAACTGTCAAACACACCAACGGCTATGGCCTGGAACCTACAGTTTTCTACCATTACAAGAAGCCGCGCCGCTTTTTAACAGCTGATGTGTTCAAGAATGTGGTAGTAGAACATTGCTACCTCGAAAATACTGCTGGTATAGCCATCGCTACAACCTATGAGGGGAACAATACTACATCAGAGACCATTAAAATTCGTTACAACAAAGTAAAAAATATTGATGGGCGAATTTATAATGGCAAAGAGTTAGTAAACTTTGTTTCATTTAATTACAGAGGTGAAGTTCCTCATGTGGAGATTGCATGGAATGAAATAATTAACGAACCAAACAATTCCCTGGTAGAGGAAAACATTAACCTCTCTAACTCAAGAGGCAGAACCGACTCGCCTATCCGCATCCACAACAATTATATTCAAGGTGCTTATCCGTATCCGGCAACTAACTCTCACTACGCAGGCGGGGGCATTATTACTGACTCCTGGTATGAAGAAGGGATGGGAGATCCGGCATCCGTAGCAACAGCACATGTAAAAATTTATGAAAACCAAACAGTAAACCTAGGTAATCACAATTACGCAATAGCTGGCGGGAATAACATCGAGATTTTCAATAACAGGGCTATTAACTCTGCCCAGTTTACCGATGGCACATTTTTTCCTTTCAGAACAGAGCCTATGTATGGCTACGATTATTATAAAACGGGGGTAACCTTTAATAATTCAGTTCATAACAATGTTATTGGGGTAACCGGCTATGGTGGAGGTTGGAATAATGAGAAACTATACTTCCCTGATGGAAACGTGAATCAACACAGCAATAATTTTTTATCAGGTACAATCACGCAACAGCACGAGCGCGATGAATTTAATCGTTGGAAACAGAAGCTATCCAGCAATGGCATAACTGTTGGTCCTGCCAGTACAGCGCCAATAATTTCCTCTGAACCTATTCCGGTTACCGCTCCTGAACCAGTAGAAAAAGAAGAAAACACTACAGATACGGCATCAGGTACAGGTAAAATAATAAGTGAAGTATGGGCAAACGTTGCGTCAGAAGATATTACTCAGATACCTCTTACCATAGCCCCTACTAACACAAAAGAGTTAACTTTGTTTGAAAGTCCGAATAATATAGCAGACAACTATGGCCAGCGCATACGAGGTTATATAACCACGCCGGCAACTGGTCAATATATTTTCTGGATTGCAGGAGACAATAATGCCGAGCTATACTTAAGCACATCTGAAGATCCAACTAAAAAAGTAAAAATTGCTTATGTAAACGGTTGGACAGCCCCAAGAGGATGGAATGAACAAGTATCGCAGAAATCTGAGCAAATCCAGTTGGAAGCAGGCAAGCGATATTATATTGAAGTGTTACATGTGGAAGGCGCTGGTGGCGACCATGTGACTGTAGGCTGGCAGCTGCCTGATGGTAAACTGGAACGCCCTATAGAAGGTAACAGACTGTCTCCTTTCGATCCGGCGAACACTATTATTGAAGAAGTAAATACTGAACCCTCTGTTTATCCAAACCCATTCACAAATATTATAGTACTGGATTTGGGCGATCAAAAAGTAGACTTACGCAAGGTAGTAATTATGACACTTGATGGAACACTAAAGTATACTGTACCGAACCTACAGCCCGTTGATAACAAACTGGAAATAGACCTATCAAAAGCCAGATTACTAGCCGGCACTTATTTTCTAAAGTATACAGACAGTACCGGAAACAGCAAAACCATCAGGATTGTGAAAGAATAA
- a CDS encoding VOC family protein, translating into MEDNYKVPAQTSIGHVHLKITDLERALAFYTGILGFELMQMYGKDAAFISAGGYHHHIGLNTWYSKGASPAPVRSAGLFHAAILYPTRKDLAVIFKRLIDANYPITGASDHGVSEAIYLNDPDHNGLELYWDRPKSQWPTHADGSLYMYTRHLDLEDLLKELE; encoded by the coding sequence ATGGAAGACAACTATAAAGTACCGGCACAAACAAGCATCGGGCATGTGCATTTAAAAATAACCGACCTGGAGAGGGCACTGGCATTTTATACTGGTATACTTGGCTTTGAGCTAATGCAGATGTACGGTAAAGACGCAGCTTTTATCTCGGCGGGCGGTTACCACCATCACATCGGGTTAAATACCTGGTACAGTAAGGGCGCAAGCCCTGCCCCTGTCCGGAGTGCGGGACTGTTTCATGCAGCTATACTTTACCCAACCCGCAAAGATCTGGCTGTTATCTTCAAACGCTTAATAGATGCCAATTACCCGATCACTGGCGCTTCTGATCATGGAGTGTCTGAAGCCATTTACCTGAACGACCCTGACCATAACGGCCTGGAACTATACTGGGACAGACCAAAATCTCAATGGCCAACTCATGCCGATGGCTCGCTTTACATGTACACCCGCCACCTGGACCTGGAAGATCTTTTAAAGGAACTCGAGTAA